A single region of the Mycobacterium avium subsp. avium genome encodes:
- the rpsB gene encoding 30S ribosomal protein S2, which yields MAVVTMKQLLDSGTHFGHQTRRWNPKMKRFIFTDRNGIYIIDLQQTLTFIDKAYEFVKETVAHGGTVLFVGTKKQAQESIAAEATRVGMPYVNQRWLGGMLTNFSTVHKRLQRLKELEAMEQTGGFEGRTKKEILGLTREKNKLERSLGGIRDMSKVPSAIWVVDTNKEHIAVGEARKLGIPVIAILDTNCDPDEVDYPIPGNDDAIRSAALLTKVIASAVAEGLQARAGVGRGDGKPEVEAAEPLAEWEQELLASATATAAPTEAGAPEPTTDPS from the coding sequence TCGGGCACCAGACCCGTCGCTGGAACCCCAAGATGAAGCGGTTCATCTTCACCGACCGCAATGGCATCTACATCATCGACCTGCAGCAGACGCTGACGTTCATCGACAAGGCGTACGAGTTCGTCAAGGAAACCGTCGCCCACGGCGGCACCGTGCTGTTCGTCGGCACCAAGAAGCAGGCGCAGGAATCCATTGCGGCAGAAGCGACCCGGGTCGGCATGCCGTACGTCAACCAGCGCTGGCTCGGCGGCATGCTGACCAACTTCTCCACCGTGCACAAGCGGCTGCAACGCCTCAAGGAACTCGAGGCCATGGAGCAGACCGGCGGCTTCGAGGGCCGCACCAAGAAGGAGATCCTCGGGCTGACCCGCGAGAAGAACAAGCTCGAGCGCAGCCTCGGCGGTATCCGCGACATGAGCAAGGTGCCGTCGGCGATCTGGGTCGTCGACACCAACAAGGAGCACATCGCCGTCGGCGAGGCCCGCAAGCTGGGCATCCCGGTCATCGCGATCCTGGACACCAACTGCGACCCCGACGAGGTCGACTACCCGATCCCGGGCAACGACGACGCCATCCGCAGCGCCGCGCTGCTGACCAAGGTGATCGCCTCCGCGGTCGCCGAGGGCCTGCAGGCCCGCGCCGGCGTGGGCCGCGGTGACGGCAAGCCGGAGGTCGAGGCCGCCGAGCCGCTCGCCGAGTGGGAGCAGGAGCTGCTCGCCTCGGCCACTGCGACAGCCGCCCCCACCGAAGCGGGCGCACCCGAACCCACCACCGACCCCTCCTAA